The genomic DNA CTCGCCGCGGGCTACTCCACCTCGAGCCTGCTCGAGTGTGACGCCACCAGCGCGCGTGTGATCAGCGCGCTCGGTGACCTCGCTCGGCGGGCGTCGGGTGGTGACATCTGCCTCGTTACCTACTCCGGCCACGGTGGCCAGATCGACGACGTCGAGGGTGACGAGGACGAGGGCAAGGATGAGACTTGGGTGCTGTTCGACCGCCAACTCATCGACGATGAGCTATACCGCGCGTGGTCACAGTTCGCTTCGGGGGTTCGGCTGCTCGTCCTCAGCGACAGCTGCCACAGCGGCAGCGTGAACCGTGACCTGGCCGACACTCGGGTCGATCGGGCGATGCCCAGTCTCATCTGCGCCCAGGACAACGCGGCACGTCGGGCTACGTACGAACTGGTCAAAGCCCAGGCGCGCCGCAACCAGGACGCCGATGTGGTTGCGTCCGTGCTGCTGATCTCCGGATGCCAGGACGACCAGGTCTCGTTCGACGGCGCCCGCAATGGGGCCTTCACCGAGAGCCTGCTTGAGGTGTGGGCAGACGGCGGGTTCGCGGGCGACTACCGGGCGTTCCATCAGGCCATCGTCGCCAACATGTCGACCGACCAGACACCCGGCCTGGACGACGTACTTGTCAAGGATGCAGCATTCCTCACCCAGCAGCCGTTCACCATTTAGTTAGTTGCCGCCCGAGAGACGAGCCCCCACTACCAACGTGTTCGGCAGCGCGACAACGCGGGGCGCGTGCGCCGCTGCAGGTGCTGGGGGATCCGTGTGTGCGGCGCCAGGGACCGGGCGGGCATCCGCTGCCTTCTCGGCGGGAAGGGGCGATGCCCCGCGCCTGTGGACGACGGGTCCGCTGCACGCCTGGTTGT from Actinomycetota bacterium includes the following:
- a CDS encoding caspase family protein; its protein translation is IQRHPGHQTRTAASTFVRLGEVPSQRKEPQMAGYSLHIGLNHVDPTAYGGWDGALQGCLSDAASMETLALAAGYSTSSLLECDATSARVISALGDLARRASGGDICLVTYSGHGGQIDDVEGDEDEGKDETWVLFDRQLIDDELYRAWSQFASGVRLLVLSDSCHSGSVNRDLADTRVDRAMPSLICAQDNAARRATYELVKAQARRNQDADVVASVLLISGCQDDQVSFDGARNGAFTESLLEVWADGGFAGDYRAFHQAIVANMSTDQTPGLDDVLVKDAAFLTQQPFTI